Sequence from the Candidatus Paceibacterota bacterium genome:
GAAAAAGCCGATTAAAAAGAGAATTCCTACCGGCCACCATAAAGAAGGAGAACCCGCCAGATTGTGCCTCCAATTCGCGTCTCCGTAGAAGAAAAGCATGTTCGCGGTTTTTACGGAATTTATCGCCAGATTTTTCAGCGGAGCGTCTGAAGAAAAAACCGAAAGCTGGGAAGTGCGTCCAAAAAAATCAGACGGATTTTTTAGAAAATACCACCCAAGAGGAATTGCCGCGATGAACGCCCCTAAAAGAAAAACAGCTATAATTTTTTTCTGCCCGCCTTTCCAAAGTTTTATGAAAGGGAAAATCAAAAGAAGAGGCGCGGCGCGATAGGCGATGTATGAATGGAAACCGAGTCCGAAAGCGATACCCGCGAAAGCGCTTAATTTCCAGCTGTTTTTTCTTCCGGCCGCGAGCAGAAGAGCGAAAGCCCAGGTCAAGAAAAAAGGCGCCATTATGGCGCGGAATCCTATGCGCGAAAAAAGCAGATGCCAAAAACTCGTGGCGAGGATAAATGAAGAAAATAGCGCGAGGCGTTTATTTCCGGTGAGCTCCTTTGCCAGATAATAAAGCCCTAAAACTGTAAGTATTCCGAAAATTGCCGATACTCCGCGCAAAGCCCATGCTTCGTTTCCGAATATTTTTACGGACAGGGCTTGTATATTTATAAAAAACCCTTCACGCCCGTTGTTTTCGGGGTAAAACATTTTGTAATCGCCCGATTCGTTCGCTTCAAGAGCGTTGCTTCCGTTCATGGCTTCATCGGAATAAAGTCCGGGAGGGATTGATTGGATTTGCCAGAGGCGAAGAAAAGCGGCCGTTAAGATAATAAGCGACAAGAATATAAAAACGCTTTTTTTAGACATTGTTTTTTAGTTTATAAAAGCCTGGTTTAATAAATAATAGAATAGCAGAGAAAATAAAAAATTATTTTATTTTCTCTGCGTTATTTCCGCTTGCTCTTATGTACTTTATTTTAACCGAAAAAGGCTTTTATCGCCAAAGG
This genomic interval carries:
- a CDS encoding glycosyltransferase family 39 protein, encoding MSKKSVFIFLSLIILTAAFLRLWQIQSIPPGLYSDEAMNGSNALEANESGDYKMFYPENNGREGFFINIQALSVKIFGNEAWALRGVSAIFGILTVLGLYYLAKELTGNKRLALFSSFILATSFWHLLFSRIGFRAIMAPFFLTWAFALLLAAGRKNSWKLSAFAGIAFGLGFHSYIAYRAAPLLLIFPFIKLWKGGQKKIIAVFLLGAFIAAIPLGWYFLKNPSDFFGRTSQLSVFSSDAPLKNLAINSVKTANMLFFYGDANWRHNLAGSPSLWWPVGILFLIGFFWTIIRRKYLLLFLWLIVMALPVVISNEGIPHALRSIILIPPVMLFAGIGLEKTAETVNGWIKKQREKYPQYENQISRIRKELILFLFVFLAAIATTTYTKYFIRWGDNINTYYAFNGRASDIANFLNKVPPQTDKFVIVNVDGVKVKNIPMPAQTVMFLTGSFTEKGQAEKHFTYLLPSELEKIKCSETKNSCFIVSLESDAKLRDRVKQIQPGVRISVFPGFEMLYK